One Candidatus Chazhemtobacterium aquaticus genomic window, CGGTGGTGACAGTTTGCGCTTTAAGCAATCAGATTGGTACTGGACTGATCGTATTGGCAAAGTCTATTTCGTCAACGACTGGGACATTCCCTACTTCTCTCCCGCCCCTGCCATTCCGCTTGAGTCAGGTGATCTTATACCCACCTCCAATGCCTTGCTTATCACCTCAGTTGAGCACTTGCCATCAAACACAGAGATTGTTGAGTTAATCGAGGACTTATCTGGTAACATCGCCTTTGTAGTTGCCAGATTTAAGTAAACAGAGTGAATCCGACAATTATTCCAACTCAATTCTCAATACTACTTCTTAGTCTCCTAGGATATATTGTTATTACCCATAAATCCTACATCGTTTTTTTATATCTTATTTCCGTTCCTTTCTTCTTTTATTTTCCGCTCCAACCGGTAACTTTAGTAATTTCTATAATTTTCGGAATTCTTCTTTTTGAATTGTTTAATAAGCCAAACAAGAAAAACTTTATTCTATCTTCACTCGTACTTTTTATTGCTTTTTTTCTCCTCCATCAAAACAGTCATCTATATATTCCCACCAGCAACATTATTGATCACCAAAGAGGTGCTCATCCCGATTGGCAATACAGCTCAATCCCTCGCTTACTGCACAACAAATTTTACTTAGTTTTCCAATACCTAGACATACTTATTAGTAAACTTTCACCTTCACGTCTGTTTGTCTATGGTTGGTACCCAAATTTGTCTCCATATCTACCATTAGGTTATTTTTTTGCTTCAGATTTAATTTTTCTATATGCATTTCTCAAATCACGACTTGGTCATCCAAAGTCACCCATCTTATATTTTTTCCTTTCTTTGGTTCTTCTGGGAATAGCTATATTTGAAGGGCAGATCTCTCTTTTCTTCTTATCCTCACTGGTTCTTTTCATGGCACTATGCATTTCACACTTTATAGCCGGACTGCCACGCAAATACTCACTTACCACTCTCTCGGTTTATGCATTAACTTTGTTATGGATTAACCCAACCATTAACCTATTTTGGAACATTGGTTTTCGTCCTTAGTCTATGAAACTAAACCGCTTATATCTTCTAGCCGCCATTATATTTGTCCTCGCAGTTCTACTCCGTTTTCTTTATATAGACACTATTCCCAACAACTTAACCATGGATGAAGTAAATAACGGCTACACAGCTTACTCGCTTCTTAAAACAGGTCACGACGAATGGGGAAATTTTCTTCCTTTTTCATTTCGTTCGGTCGGTGATTACAAACCTCCAATACTGATTTACCTAACTGTTCCATCTATTGCTCTTTTCGGTCTAAACGAATTTTCTGTTCGTTTCCCTGTAGCTCTTGCTTCACTCTTTTCCCTCCTTTTTACCCTTCTCCTTAGTAAGAAATTTTTATTTGCCAAACAACCACTCTGGTTTCACCTATTCGTATTATTTTTGTTCGCCACATCCCCGTGGCACATCATATTCTCCCGATCCGGATACGAAGCCGTTGTCGCCCTCCTCTTCTTTCTTATTAACATTCTCCTTCTTTTACAGTTTATTAAGGAAAAAAGACCTATTCTGCTTGCTTTAGCCATCACTTTTGCTTTCCTTTCTGTCTTCACTTATCACTCCTACAAAGTCTTTACCCCTCTGATGAATTTGCTGGTCATCTTCGTTTATCGTCAGACATTACTAGAACATTTTAAGCATGTTTTTGGCACCTCCAGACTTCATTGCTCTTATTTGGCTGTCCTTGGCCTACTCATCTTCCTCAGCTGGTTTTTGATTACTCAATACCTTACCGGGCCCGGGGCAACCAGAGCTTCAATGGTTTTCATATCTTCAGATTATGAATACAAAGTCGCTCTGATTGATAAACTGCTTAAATATGATTTTCACCATTATCAATATCTCTTTTTCCCCCTCTTTTGGTTTAAACGCTATCTTGACTATTTCTCACCCAATTTCTACCTATATTCAGGGTTAGAATTAACCCAACCCGGACACATAGGGTCAGGCGTTACTGGTTTTGCTGTATTCAGTCTTTTCGTTACTGGTCTATATGCACTCCTTTTTAATAAAGGTAAGTTGCTTATTAGGCAGCCTATCCGCACGATTCTTTTAGGTTGGCTCTTTATTGGCTTTCTGCCTGCTTCTCTGGCAAACAATATTCAACAACCTCTCCGTGCCCTAGCCGCCTTGCCAGCAATTCTATTTATTGCAGCTCTAGGTTTATTGCATTTATTTCAATCTTTAAGAAATCGTTTTCATCTCATAGTCATTGCTGTATTTCTAACTACATTATTTGTCTTTGATTATGTTAGATTTGCTGATCATTACCTCATTCACTACCCATACGATCTGGCAGAAGGACGTCACTATGGCTGGAAGCAGATTTATCAATATTTGGAACCTATAAAAGACAACTACCATCAAATTTACGTCGATCAACGTTATGGCCACACGGGTAGAACAACTTACTCAGTCCCGTACCTCTACTTTCTTTTTTACTCACAATACGATCCCCTCGTATTTCAGCAAGATCCCCGAAGGAAGCAGCACGATGCCAACTTTGATCAATTCATCTTTGGTGACATAGATTGGCAGTCCCAGGATCTGGGCAAAAACAATCTGTTTGTTGCCTCACCCTGGAGTTTTACCATCTACCAAGGGCCCATCTTGCACACCGTTTATTTCCCCGACGGGGTTCCTGCCTTGCATATTATCGAAGGACCAAAATAAACACCATGAAACCAGTCAAGAAAAATAAACCAAACTTATCTGCCCATATCATCTACCTTCTCTTCTTTACGGCTGTCATCATGCTTCTTCCTCCTTTACTTCATCTACCTTTAGTTCTCTCCTTTCTTCCCTCCTTGTCTATTTCTTCTCATTGGTTTCTCGAGTTAAGTTTTCTTTTTGGCGTTACCCTCATTCCTCTGCTTGTTATCTATGTCTTCTCTAAACTCATTTTAGTTATTAAAAAGCCATCTTACTTTATTATTCTCTCTGCTCTGCTTCTGATTCTTGTCTCGTACTTGAATCTTGATTACTCCTTCATCTTAGTCAATCAAGCTAATGCCACTCGCCTGCTTGTTTTTGGTCTTATCTTTACCCTCTATACCAGTCTTGTCTTAAGTTATTTCTGGAAGAAAATATTTGTCAAAGGTTATGTTTCTTATGCCCATCTGCTTAAACCCTCTCTCTATCTAGTTGCTTTCCTCTTGTTTATCGAGTGGTTGATTATGATTACCACTGGTCGCAACCTACTTCTCGATTTATACATTCTCCTGGGCGAATCACTCATAGAGTTAATCAACATCTTCTATCTCGATTTCTATGGCTTTGTCGGCATTTTCTTTAGCCTGCTTGCCTCAACCACTGCCCTGATCTCTCTCTTTATCCATTCCCGCTGGCATTTGTCATAATATGGGTATGAAGTTATCTAAAGACTTAATCATAGTCCTTCTTCTAGCCGCCTTGCTTCGTCTTCCTTTCTTAGGCCAATATCCTGCTGGACTTAACGCTGATGAAGCAGCTCTTGGCTACAATGCCTACTCCCTCATTCAAACTGGTGCTGATGAACACGGTGTCTCCTGGCCCCTGGTTTTCCGCTCCTTTGATGACTACAAACCGCCTCTCTATGTATATATTGTTCTTCCCTTTGTCTACCTTTTTGGCTTAACGCCTTTTGTTGTTCGTCTCCCTTCTGCTTTGCTAGGTATTGCCACCGTCTATCTCACCTATCTCCTGACTCATCAGCTTTTTCCCAAAAAAGAGATTGTCTTAAACAAGAAAAAGTTAAGTTTAAGTTTACTGGCAACTTTCTTACTTGCCATCAGCCCCTGGCATCTCCACTTTTCTCGCGGTGCTTGGGAAGTCAATGTCGCCCTCTTTTTCCTCACGCTTGGCCTTTACACCTTCTTTAAAGCTTTAAACTCTCCTCGCTTCTATATCCTCTCCGCCCTTTCCTTTGTCGCCTCCCTATATACCTACCACTCCATTCGCATCATCGCGCCCCTGCTTTTGTTAGTTTTGGTCATTCTTCACCACAAACAACTACTCACTCAGCTTAAAAACTCTGCCTCTAGAGGTTTCCTGTTGGTCGCCTTTGTCCTCGGTCTGTTCTTAACCCTTCCTCTAGCTTCTCAAATGCTCTCCCAGGAAGGTCAGTCCCGTTTCTCTGGTGTCTCCATTTTTGCCGACTCCGGTCCTCTCTGGGAAGCTTTAGAGAAACGCCGTCTAAGTCCCGATCCTGACTCGCTCTTAACCAGACTTCGCTACAACCGTTACTTGAGTTACTCCAAGCGATTTGTAGAAAACTATCTGTCTCACTATCAACCCGACTTCCTCTTTATCTCCGGTGATGAGATAGCCAGAAGCAAGGTTCCAGGTTTTGGCCAAAGCTTTGTTATATTCGCCCCCTTCTTCTACCTTGGCCTCGTTGTTTTGTTCTTTAAGCGCACTTCGGCTCATCGCTTTCTTTTTGCCTGGTTGTTACTAGCCCCCTTAGCTGCCGCCCTTACCTTTCAGTCTCCCCATGCCTTAAGAAGTCAAAACATGGTTATCCCTTTTAGTCTCACTCTTGGTATTGGCATCCTCACCTTTTTTTCCTGGCTTAAGGGCTTTAAACCCAAGAGCGTCCTTATTATCTTTGTCCTCTTAGGCCTTCTTACCGCCAAACACTTCATCTCTTACATAAACAGCTACTATTTCCACTACCCCAAAGTCTATCCCTTTGCCTGGCAGTATGGTTTTGACCAACTGGCAGAGTATTTAAGCCCCATTCAGTCTGACTACGACACCATCGTCATCTCTGACCGCTATGATCAGCCATATATCCTGCTTGCCTTCTTCCTTAAATACGATCCCAACAGATTGCAGCAAGAGCTAGTCTTTTCTGATCGTGATAACTTTGGTTTTTCTACCGGCAGAAGCTTTGGCAATTACAAGTTCCACCGCATCACCGACCAGGACTTTGATTTACCCAACACCTTGATTGTGGTTGCCGATGAACCGGTTCCAGATGGCCTTACTCCCATCCACACCCTCTACTATCCCAACCAGCAACCTGTCTTCACCATCTATCAGACCTCTAAATTGGTAGAATAAAGGTATGCCTAAATCAGCCACTCTCTCAATCGCTCTGGCAACCTACAATGAACAGGACAATATTGTTGATTGTTTAAAGTCGCTTAAAGGCATTGCCACGGAGGTGATTGTGGTTGACGGTTCCTCCACCGACCAAACCAGGCAGCTGGCTAAAAAACACAAAGCTAAAGTCTACAAAACCACCAACAAACCCATCTTCCATATCAACAAGAACCTAGCTATCAAGAAATGTAAAGGTGATTGGATTCTCCAGCTTGATGCTGATGAGCGTCTCACCCCAGAATTAAAGGAAGAGATTGCCCAGGTACTGTCAGGATCATATTTTGGCTACACCGACTGGCGTTCAAGTCAAAAATATCAGGCAGACACTCCACCGGTTGCTTACTGGCTTAAGCGTCGCAATTACTTTTTAGGTCATTACTTCACCAAATCAGGCCAGTATCCTGATCCAGTCATTCGTCTCTTCAGGCGTGGTTTTGCCACTTTACCAGCCAAAAGTGTACATGAACAGATGAAGGTAAATGGCCCACTTGCCTGGTTAAAATCAGATCTTGATCACTTTGCTACCCCAACATTTTCACGATACATTCAACGCGAAAACAGATATTCCTCACTTACAGCTCAAGAGCTGAAGGATGGGGGAGTTACCATCAATCCCTTCTCGTTTATTAACTTTATCTTCATAAAACCTCTCTCCACCTTCCTTGCTATCTATCTTCGCCACAAGGGTTTTCAAGACGGCTTCTCCGGTTTTGTTTTTGCTCTTTTTTCAGGCCTTCACCATGCCTTAAGCTATATCAAACTCTGGGAGCTAAAAAGCGGCAAGCGGAATCTTAATTTGCAAACTGATTGGAGCTAATGTCACCTCTTCGTGTCCATATCCCTACCGACTCCCGCTCCACCGGTCGTGGTATTGGTTTTTACACCGCTAATCTGATTGATGCTCTAAAAAAGATTAAGGACATCAAGCTTGTTGATACTCAACCTGACCTTATTCACTATCCCTACTTTGATCTCTTCTATCCAACCCTCAATCCTACTGAAAACATTCCCTCTATAGTCACCATCCATGACGTTACCCCTTTAGTTCTGTCTCGTTTCTACCCCAAAGGCATCAAGGGTAGGTTTAATTTGTTTAAACAAAAACAGGCCCTTAAACGCGTCACTGCCGTCATTACCGACTCAAACAACTCCAGGCAGGATATCATCAAGCACCTCAGGGTTCCTGAAAACAAGATTCATGTCACCCCTTTAGCTGTTGACCCCTTCTATGCCAAACCAGTCAGTAGTAAGGCTATCAGCGAGGTTAAGGCCAAGTACTCTCTTCCTGATGTATTTCTTCTTTATGTTGGTGGAGTCAATCCCAACAAAAATCTACCCCGCCTTATAACAGCCGTTACCAAGCTCAATCTGCCTTTAGTTCTAGTTGGCTCAGAGTTTACTCGGCCCACTCCTCCCATTTCTTCTCTTAAAGCCAAGCTAGGCCTCCAATCAGTTCATCCCGAGTTAAAGGATTTACGATTCATTAAACACTCACTTGAAACCAATCCCTTACTTCACGCCCTAGGCTTTGTTTCCAACCAAGATCTCTCAGCCATATATCGTCTGGCTCTAGCCTACTGTCAGCCCTCACTGTATGAAGGCTTTGGTCTGCCAGTCCTGGAAGCCATGTCTGCCGGTTGTTTGATCGTTGGTAGCAACCAGAGCAGTTTGCCAGAGATCTATCCCCCCCAAGCCATTACCTTTGACCCAAAAAGCACTCAGTCAATGCTTAATGCTTTAAAAAAAGTTATTGGTCTCAAACCCAAGGACAGAGAAACTCTCATCAAGCTTGGACTAGAAAGATCTAAAGATTTCTCCTGGGACGCCACCGCCAGACTCACTGCCACTGTCTACTCACTTGCCAAAAATACATAAAAAAACTCAAACTCCCTATCTCACCACCGTCAGCCAACGCCAGAAGAAGGGGATCCGTATCTCCGACAACCAGGTTGATGGTCCCATCGGGCAGGTAATACTCTCACAATCAATCGAGAAAGCGGAATAGATGTATTTAGCGTTAAAATACGCTCCCGCTAGGATGACTCCAACAAGCAATACTCTTGATATGTTTTTAAGCATTTCCCTTGGCCAGATCATGTTGATTAAAGAAGGGGAGACCAGTAGTAGGTAAACAACTCTAAATACGTTCGGATCCGTTGTTGGTCGAAAAGCGTTATGTAAGAAGTATCTGCCGGACAGTAACAAGCCTACCGCCAAAGCCATATTCACAAACCTTACGTCTTTCAGGAATTTAATTAACCCCAATCCTCCCATAATCGCCATTAAAGGAAACATTGGGTAGCGGTACCACGGCAGCATATCCTGCTCGGTTCCCGAGAACACCGCCACCATCAGCCAGTAAATCCAGAACAGTACGACCCACCCAAGCTCCTTACTCTTCTTGCTCTTAAAGGCAAAAAAGAGAGTGCTAAGCAAAGCAAAAATATACCAGCCGTCAAACATCGGCCAGATATCATATCCAGGCGAGCTAAAGATGTAAGCAAGTCCAGTCCAGCCGGCAAATCTTACCCCCTGGATCTCCACGATTGTTTTAAACAATTCCCAGTCAAGCCAGTAGCCATAAGCTACGAACAAGCCAACTCCAGCCAAGGTTAAAAGCAAGATAATAAGAACATCAGCCCAGCGCTTTTTTCTAGCCGACACAAACATCATTAAAGGAGCAATAAAAAAACCAGTTGGCTTCATCAATCCGCCAATCACCGCCATCACTCCCCACACTCCCGCCATCCACTTACTTGGTTTCTTGTCATATTTAGGCATCATTGCCAAAGACATCAATGTCATTAAGGCAATTATGTTTTCCGGTACCGACAAACGGGAGCCAAACACCATGATTGGCGACACTCCATAAACCAACATTGCCATATATCCAGCCCAAAATCCAAAGAAGTGATAACCCACCCAGAACACCAGTCCAAGCGTTATCAAACTAGCCAACACGCTAGGTATTCTCGTGTGGGAAGTTGGCAGCACCATCTCCCTATCATCTCCATACAGATGAGCCGCTCCCCCAGCTAGCAGTGAGTAAAGCGGTGGCTCATCCACCCACGGCTTGTATAGTTTGGCCGGCAAATACACTCCGTTTTTATCTCCTACAATCCCATCAAACACCAGATTTTCATCCGGGTAATCAAGGGTTGACCAAGACACCGGTTCTCCAGTCTCAATCAAATGTATCCCAGACCAACCATAAAGTAGCTCCTCAGCATGACTCGCACCCGGCACCCGGTCATAATCATGCAGCCTTATTACCGCCAAAAACAAGAAAGTTATCACCAAAAGCCAGAACCATCCGCCTTTAAACCACTTAATCATCCCCCTTATTCTCTTTAAATTAAACTCATCAGTCAAGGATCTCTTTATCTTTCCTCAATTGGGAAGATAAATAGTAAAATCACCCCAGTGAAGCAAATAACCAAACACCTAACCACCTCTACTGCCAAAAACTCCTCCCTCTTCTATTTCGGCAGCTTGTTTATCAACTTTGGCCGCTATCTCTTTCACTTACTTCTCCTCCGCTTCCTCTCTCCCTCTTCCTATGGTGAGTTTCTCTCTTACGTTTCCCTTCTTTATCTTCTTACCATTCCCTCCGGCGTTATTCAGACCCTAGTCAGTCGAGACGTCTCTCTCTTTTTTGGTAAGCAAGACTTTCGCTCCATCAAGCATTTCTTTTACTTTCTCTCACCGCTAGCCCTGGTTCCTGCTCTCCTCATATCTGTTCTGGTCATTTTCTTTGCCAATCCATTAGCTCATCTTCTTACTGCCGACCCTGCGGCCTTCATAGTCTTGAGTCTGATGACCGTCACCTCTATCCTTGGTGCCGTTCTTCGCTCATACCTGCCTGCTCTTCAGCGCTTCACTACTCAAGTTCTTATTGGCTTCATCGAGCTCCTTATCCTTATCGCCTCGGCTTATATCTTCCTCATTTTTAAATTAGGTGCTCTAAGCGGTGTTCTGGCCATGTTTCTCTCTGGTGTCATTGCCATCCTTCTCTCTGGCTACCTGCTTCGTTCATATCTTCTACCCAAGCCTAAAAAGGTGACCACTTTCAAGATCAACCATATCTTTCTCTACTCCCTCATCTTTTCCGCCGGCACCCTCTCCCTCATGTCCACCGATGTTTTACTCGTCCGTTACTTCTTTTCTTCTCATGACTCTGGCCTTTACTCAGCTCTTTCCGTCATCGGTCGCATGATTTTCTTTGGTCTTACTCCCATCGGTAGCTTAATCCTCCCCATTGCCGCCAGCCGTTACGCCAGCAAACAACCCACCAACTCAGTTTACTTAAAACTCATCATTTCAGCTGGCTTTTTAGGTATTGGCGCTGTTTCTCTCTTCTCTCTCTTCCCTGACTTAGTTGTTCGCTTGCTTTCAGGTAGCGAGTATCTAGCCATCACTTCATTAATTCCCTTCATCTCCCTGACCATGTTCTTCTTAAGTCTTAACCAGCTCACCCTCTCGTATCTACTCGCCGTTGGTAAAGAAAAAGGTACTTACTTACTCTTCTTTTTCGCCTTACTTCAGCCTTTATTAATCATCTTTATTCATTCCTCTCTCTATCAGGTCATTACCTTAAACCTGACTCTCCAGCTTTGTCTCTTTATCACCCTCGTTATATACAATACCCTTAAGAAAGTATGAAACCCCAACCAGCCGACCCCAATCTCTTAAGTGTCATTGTCCCTACCTACAAGTGTCCAACTATAGTAAGAGACTTAAAAAGCATCACCCGATATCTTGATCAGCTCAATCGTCCTTACGAGGTTCTCTGCATTGTTGATGGCAAAGCTCATGCTCGTGACACCACTCTTCAAAAAGCCAGGAAAGCCAGGAGCACCAAGGTCTCCGTCTACTCATATCCTCAAAACAGAGGTAAGGGTTATGCCGTCCGTTACGGTATGGCCAGAGCCAAGGGTGGTCTGATTGCCTTCATAGATGCAGGATCCGATCTTCACGCCTCCGGTATTGGTATGGCCCTAGAGCATCTTAAGTGGTACGAAGCCGATATCATCATCGGTAGCAAACGCCACAAAGCCAGCAAGGTCACCTATCCCTTTAAGCGCAGAGTCATCAGTACCCTGGCTCAATGGGCCATCCGTCTCTTCTTTGGTGTCCGCGTCTCTGATACCCAAACAGGCTTAAAGCTTTTCCGTAGGCAAGTTTTAGAACAAGTCCTTCCTCGTCTAGTCATCAAGCGTTTTGCTTTTGATTTAGAGATCCTAATCGTGGCTCACCGTTTAGGCTTCAATCGTATCTACGAGTCTCCCATCGAGCTAAACTACAACTTTTCAAGCACTATTAACGGTTCAGCTCTCTATCACTCTGCCGTCGATTTCCTAGCCATCATCTACCGCACCTATATCCTTCGCTACTACGACGATCGCCATCAGGATATCTGGGAACATGATCCCAAATTAGCTCTCCGCTACCACTCATGAGTTCCTCTCGACCTTTGGTTTCCATCATCATCGTTGATTACAAACGAAACAATCCTTATCTAAAAGAAAGTCTAAAGGCAATCGATCAGCAAACATATACTCATTTCGAGATCATTTTAGTCACCGACTATCCCGTTAATTTAACCCATCCCAAGTTAAAGAAAAAATCTTATGGTCATTATGTCGGTCCGGCTCAA contains:
- a CDS encoding glycosyltransferase family 2 protein codes for the protein MPKSATLSIALATYNEQDNIVDCLKSLKGIATEVIVVDGSSTDQTRQLAKKHKAKVYKTTNKPIFHINKNLAIKKCKGDWILQLDADERLTPELKEEIAQVLSGSYFGYTDWRSSQKYQADTPPVAYWLKRRNYFLGHYFTKSGQYPDPVIRLFRRGFATLPAKSVHEQMKVNGPLAWLKSDLDHFATPTFSRYIQRENRYSSLTAQELKDGGVTINPFSFINFIFIKPLSTFLAIYLRHKGFQDGFSGFVFALFSGLHHALSYIKLWELKSGKRNLNLQTDWS
- a CDS encoding ArnT family glycosyltransferase yields the protein MIKWFKGGWFWLLVITFLFLAVIRLHDYDRVPGASHAEELLYGWSGIHLIETGEPVSWSTLDYPDENLVFDGIVGDKNGVYLPAKLYKPWVDEPPLYSLLAGGAAHLYGDDREMVLPTSHTRIPSVLASLITLGLVFWVGYHFFGFWAGYMAMLVYGVSPIMVFGSRLSVPENIIALMTLMSLAMMPKYDKKPSKWMAGVWGVMAVIGGLMKPTGFFIAPLMMFVSARKKRWADVLIILLLTLAGVGLFVAYGYWLDWELFKTIVEIQGVRFAGWTGLAYIFSSPGYDIWPMFDGWYIFALLSTLFFAFKSKKSKELGWVVLFWIYWLMVAVFSGTEQDMLPWYRYPMFPLMAIMGGLGLIKFLKDVRFVNMALAVGLLLSGRYFLHNAFRPTTDPNVFRVVYLLLVSPSLINMIWPREMLKNISRVLLVGVILAGAYFNAKYIYSAFSIDCESITCPMGPSTWLSEIRIPFFWRWLTVVR
- a CDS encoding glycosyltransferase family 4 protein, whose amino-acid sequence is MSPLRVHIPTDSRSTGRGIGFYTANLIDALKKIKDIKLVDTQPDLIHYPYFDLFYPTLNPTENIPSIVTIHDVTPLVLSRFYPKGIKGRFNLFKQKQALKRVTAVITDSNNSRQDIIKHLRVPENKIHVTPLAVDPFYAKPVSSKAISEVKAKYSLPDVFLLYVGGVNPNKNLPRLITAVTKLNLPLVLVGSEFTRPTPPISSLKAKLGLQSVHPELKDLRFIKHSLETNPLLHALGFVSNQDLSAIYRLALAYCQPSLYEGFGLPVLEAMSAGCLIVGSNQSSLPEIYPPQAITFDPKSTQSMLNALKKVIGLKPKDRETLIKLGLERSKDFSWDATARLTATVYSLAKNT
- a CDS encoding glycosyltransferase family 2 protein, whose translation is MKPQPADPNLLSVIVPTYKCPTIVRDLKSITRYLDQLNRPYEVLCIVDGKAHARDTTLQKARKARSTKVSVYSYPQNRGKGYAVRYGMARAKGGLIAFIDAGSDLHASGIGMALEHLKWYEADIIIGSKRHKASKVTYPFKRRVISTLAQWAIRLFFGVRVSDTQTGLKLFRRQVLEQVLPRLVIKRFAFDLEILIVAHRLGFNRIYESPIELNYNFSSTINGSALYHSAVDFLAIIYRTYILRYYDDRHQDIWEHDPKLALRYHS
- a CDS encoding ArnT family glycosyltransferase translates to MKLSKDLIIVLLLAALLRLPFLGQYPAGLNADEAALGYNAYSLIQTGADEHGVSWPLVFRSFDDYKPPLYVYIVLPFVYLFGLTPFVVRLPSALLGIATVYLTYLLTHQLFPKKEIVLNKKKLSLSLLATFLLAISPWHLHFSRGAWEVNVALFFLTLGLYTFFKALNSPRFYILSALSFVASLYTYHSIRIIAPLLLLVLVILHHKQLLTQLKNSASRGFLLVAFVLGLFLTLPLASQMLSQEGQSRFSGVSIFADSGPLWEALEKRRLSPDPDSLLTRLRYNRYLSYSKRFVENYLSHYQPDFLFISGDEIARSKVPGFGQSFVIFAPFFYLGLVVLFFKRTSAHRFLFAWLLLAPLAAALTFQSPHALRSQNMVIPFSLTLGIGILTFFSWLKGFKPKSVLIIFVLLGLLTAKHFISYINSYYFHYPKVYPFAWQYGFDQLAEYLSPIQSDYDTIVISDRYDQPYILLAFFLKYDPNRLQQELVFSDRDNFGFSTGRSFGNYKFHRITDQDFDLPNTLIVVADEPVPDGLTPIHTLYYPNQQPVFTIYQTSKLVE